In one window of Haemophilus parainfluenzae DNA:
- the rplL gene encoding 50S ribosomal protein L7/L12 — protein sequence MSLTNEQIIEAIASKTVTEIVELITAMEEKFGVSAAALAAAPAAGGAAAAAEEKTEFDVVLAEAGANKVAVIKAVRGATGLGLKEAKDLVESAPANLKEGISKEEAEALKKELEEAGAKVEIK from the coding sequence ATGTCATTAACTAACGAACAAATCATTGAAGCGATTGCTTCTAAAACTGTAACTGAAATCGTTGAATTAATTACAGCGATGGAAGAGAAATTCGGCGTTTCTGCAGCAGCATTAGCAGCAGCTCCAGCAGCTGGCGGTGCAGCAGCAGCGGCAGAAGAAAAAACTGAATTCGACGTAGTTCTTGCTGAAGCTGGTGCTAACAAAGTAGCAGTTATCAAAGCAGTACGTGGTGCAACTGGTTTAGGCTTAAAAGAAGCTAAAGACTTAGTTGAATCTGCTCCAGCTAACTTAAAAGAAGGCATTTCTAAAGAAGAAGCTGAAGCACTTAAGAAAGAATTAGAAGAAGCTGGTGCAAAAGTAGAAATCAAATAA
- the tal gene encoding transaldolase, with the protein MTTQLDSLRNMTVVVADTGNIDAIKKYQPQDATTNPSLILSASALPQYALLIDEAVAYAKAQSADKAQQLIDAEDKLAVNIGLEILKIVPGRISTEVDARLSYDTQATVEKARKLIALYNAAGISNDRILIKIASTWQGIRAAEILEKEGINCNLTLLFSEAQARACAEAGVYLISPFVGRILDWYKANTDKKEYAPAEDPGVISVTKIYNYYKEYGYNTVVMGASFRNVGEITELAGCDRLTIAPALLKELQENSTALVRKLDYKGEVKAKPQPLTEAEFYWQHNSDAMAVEKLADGIRKFAVDQEKLEAMLSAKL; encoded by the coding sequence ATGACAACACAGTTAGATTCACTTCGTAATATGACCGTCGTCGTAGCGGATACTGGCAATATTGATGCAATCAAAAAATATCAACCACAAGATGCAACAACAAACCCATCTTTAATTTTAAGTGCTTCAGCATTACCACAATATGCCCTATTAATTGATGAAGCGGTTGCTTATGCAAAAGCACAAAGTGCAGATAAAGCACAACAATTAATTGATGCAGAAGATAAATTAGCGGTAAACATTGGCTTAGAAATTTTAAAAATTGTTCCAGGACGCATTTCAACAGAAGTAGATGCTCGCCTTTCTTACGATACTCAAGCAACCGTTGAAAAAGCACGTAAACTTATCGCACTTTATAATGCGGCGGGTATTTCAAATGATCGTATTTTGATCAAAATTGCTTCAACATGGCAAGGTATCCGTGCGGCAGAAATTCTTGAAAAAGAAGGTATTAACTGTAACTTAACCTTATTATTCTCTGAAGCGCAAGCTCGTGCGTGTGCTGAAGCGGGTGTTTATTTAATTTCGCCATTTGTAGGTCGTATTTTAGACTGGTACAAAGCAAATACCGATAAAAAAGAATATGCTCCAGCAGAAGACCCTGGCGTAATTTCTGTTACCAAAATCTATAATTACTACAAAGAATATGGCTACAACACCGTTGTGATGGGCGCAAGCTTCCGTAATGTAGGAGAAATTACTGAACTTGCAGGTTGCGATCGTTTAACCATTGCACCGGCATTACTCAAAGAATTACAAGAAAATTCAACCGCACTTGTACGCAAACTAGACTACAAAGGTGAAGTAAAAGCGAAACCTCAACCATTAACTGAAGCGGAGTTCTACTGGCAACATAATAGCGATGCGATGGCTGTTGAGAAATTAGCGGATGGTATTCGCAAATTTGCAGTTGACCAAGAGAAACTAGAAGCAATGCTTTCAGCAAAACTATAA
- a CDS encoding YagU family protein has protein sequence MSGIFEQTPANRRRYGVAIFVGIIAGLISAFVKWGAEHPFPPRSPIDFFAEACKVDITGLSQDQVLQVCSRAFLNPPHVFLRDYLGIDPTQAAFTFADHGFDWIGVTHITFSLVFAIAYCLVAERFPKIKFWQGIGAGLIADICVHYITFPALGLTPPVAEWPLYEHISELVGHIFWFWTIEIIRRDLRNRITHEPDAEIPLKNTTE, from the coding sequence ATGTCAGGTATTTTTGAACAAACTCCTGCTAATCGTCGTCGTTATGGCGTAGCGATTTTTGTAGGTATTATTGCAGGTTTAATTTCTGCGTTCGTAAAATGGGGTGCAGAGCATCCATTCCCACCGCGTAGCCCAATCGATTTCTTCGCAGAAGCATGCAAAGTGGACATCACAGGGTTAAGCCAAGATCAAGTTCTTCAAGTTTGTTCACGTGCATTCTTAAATCCTCCCCACGTATTTTTACGTGATTATCTAGGTATTGACCCAACTCAAGCAGCTTTCACTTTTGCAGATCATGGTTTTGATTGGATTGGTGTGACTCATATTACTTTCTCATTAGTATTTGCTATCGCTTACTGTTTAGTGGCAGAACGTTTCCCTAAAATCAAATTTTGGCAGGGTATTGGGGCAGGTTTAATCGCCGATATTTGCGTACACTATATTACTTTCCCTGCGTTAGGTTTAACCCCACCTGTTGCAGAATGGCCGTTGTATGAGCATATTTCTGAATTAGTGGGACACATTTTCTGGTTCTGGACTATTGAGATTATTCGCCGTGATCTACGTAACCGTATTACTCACGAGCCAGATGCAGAAATTCCATTAAAAAATACAACAGAATAA
- a CDS encoding RidA family protein, with protein MSNYGISIKVNPIHTKKAPAAIGPYVQAVDLGNLVLTSGQIPVNPATGEVPKDIVAQARQSLENVKAIIEEAGLKVGDIVKTTVFVKDLNDFGAVNAEYEKFFKENNHPNFPARSCVEVARLPKDVGLEIEAIAVRK; from the coding sequence ATGTCTAATTATGGAATTAGTATTAAAGTCAATCCTATTCATACTAAAAAAGCCCCAGCAGCAATTGGTCCTTATGTTCAAGCGGTAGATTTAGGTAATTTAGTTTTAACATCGGGGCAAATCCCTGTCAATCCAGCAACGGGTGAAGTACCAAAAGATATTGTGGCTCAGGCGCGTCAATCGTTAGAAAATGTGAAAGCGATTATTGAAGAAGCTGGTTTGAAGGTGGGTGATATTGTTAAAACTACAGTGTTTGTGAAAGATCTTAATGATTTTGGTGCGGTAAATGCAGAGTATGAGAAATTCTTCAAAGAAAATAATCATCCGAATTTTCCTGCTCGTTCTTGCGTAGAAGTTGCTCGCTTACCAAAAGATGTTGGTTTGGAAATTGAAGCAATTGCTGTAAGAAAATAA
- a CDS encoding VacJ family lipoprotein → MKKTPLLAVGLMATAVLTGCATKADGERNDKLESFNRTMFDFNYKVMDRYVLEPAAKGWRDYVPTPVTKGLSNVANNLDEPVSFVNRLLEGEPKKAFVHFNRFWINSTFGLGGLFDFASASKELQVYDQRSFGETLGTYGVDAGTYIVLPIYNATTPRQLTGAVVDAAYTYPFWNWVGGPWSLVKYGVQAVDKRSKTLDQTELLNQAQDPYVTFREAYYQNLEFKVNDGKVKESSQKELSDDVLKEID, encoded by the coding sequence ATGAAAAAAACACCTTTACTTGCGGTCGGCTTAATGGCAACAGCTGTATTAACGGGTTGTGCAACCAAAGCTGATGGTGAACGAAATGATAAATTAGAAAGTTTTAACCGTACGATGTTTGATTTTAACTATAAAGTGATGGATCGCTATGTGTTAGAACCTGCAGCAAAAGGTTGGCGTGATTATGTGCCAACACCAGTCACAAAAGGTCTATCCAATGTGGCAAACAATTTGGATGAGCCAGTGAGTTTTGTTAACCGTTTATTAGAAGGTGAGCCAAAAAAAGCCTTTGTTCACTTCAACCGTTTTTGGATTAACTCAACCTTTGGTCTCGGAGGCTTATTTGACTTTGCAAGTGCAAGCAAGGAATTACAGGTTTATGATCAACGTAGCTTTGGTGAAACATTGGGCACCTATGGTGTAGATGCAGGTACTTATATTGTATTGCCAATTTATAATGCGACGACGCCTCGTCAATTAACGGGGGCAGTAGTTGATGCAGCTTATACCTATCCTTTCTGGAATTGGGTAGGCGGTCCGTGGTCACTCGTAAAATATGGTGTGCAAGCGGTAGATAAACGCTCTAAGACATTGGATCAAACAGAGTTGCTAAATCAAGCACAAGATCCTTATGTTACTTTCCGCGAAGCTTATTATCAGAATTTAGAATTTAAAGTAAATGATGGTAAAGTGAAAGAAAGTTCACAGAAAGAACTGTCTGATGATGTATTAAAAGAAATAGATTAA
- the rplJ gene encoding 50S ribosomal protein L10 has translation MALNLQDKQAIVAEVNEAAKGALSAVIADSRGVTVDKMTELRKAAREAGVTMRVVRNTLLRRAVEGTDFECLQDTFVGPTLIAFSNEHPGAAARLFKDFAKANDKFEIKGAAFEGKIQDVEFLATLPTYEEAIARLMGTMKEAAAGKLVRTFAALRDKLQEAA, from the coding sequence ATGGCATTAAATCTTCAAGACAAACAAGCAATTGTTGCTGAAGTAAATGAAGCAGCCAAAGGTGCACTTTCAGCAGTAATCGCGGATTCTCGCGGTGTAACTGTTGATAAAATGACTGAATTACGTAAAGCAGCTCGTGAAGCTGGTGTAACAATGCGTGTTGTTCGTAATACTTTATTACGTCGTGCGGTTGAAGGCACTGATTTCGAATGCTTACAAGATACGTTTGTAGGTCCAACACTTATCGCATTCTCTAACGAACACCCAGGTGCAGCAGCACGTTTGTTCAAAGATTTTGCTAAAGCAAACGATAAGTTTGAAATTAAAGGTGCAGCCTTTGAGGGTAAGATCCAAGATGTTGAATTCTTAGCAACATTACCAACTTACGAAGAAGCAATTGCACGTTTAATGGGCACAATGAAAGAAGCTGCGGCAGGCAAACTTGTTCGCACTTTTGCGGCATTACGCGACAAATTACAAGAAGCAGCTTAA